The following is a genomic window from Pirellulales bacterium.
GCTGGCGCCCGACGTGGCGGCGGCGCCATCGCCCGATGCCGCCATCGCGCCCTTGGCCTGGGCGGCCGCGCTCGGCATCGACGCCACTTGCCAATGCCGGGCCGCCTCGCGGGCTTTCGACATCCCGTTTCTGGAGGACTTGTCGGCTCACCCGCCCTCCGCCCTCTTTGTGGAACGAATCCCCATCGACTTCGCCAGACAACACGAATTGATCGGCGTGGCGTTGCCCGACGACCGGCTCGGCCTGGCCCTTGGCTCGCTCGCATCGTGGCGGCAGGCCGACGTCGTCTCTCGCTACCTGGACCGCACGATCGAACCGATGTTTGCCCCGGCGGACCACATTCGCGCCGCGATCAATAGCGGCTATCAGCAGCGCGAAGGTCAGGCCCAGGCCCTGATCGACGCCTTGGACCAGGACGACGTTCTCGCCGAGGTGGCCCAACTCGAAGGCCGCGAAGACCTGCTCGACGTGTCGGGCCGAGCGCCGGTGATCAAGCTCGTCAACCTGATGCTCTTCGAGGCGGTCAAGGGCCGGGCGTCGGACGTTCACGTTCAGCCTTACGAAAACCGGCTCGTCGTGCGGATGCGGATCGACGGCGTGTTGTGCGACGCCTTCGACGTGGCCAAGGGGCTGCAAGAGGAAGTCATCAGCCGCATCAAGGTGCTGGGCAAGATGAACATCGCCGAAAAGCGGTTGCCGCAAGACGGCCGATCGACCGTGCAAGTAGGCGACCGCATGATCGACTTGCGGATCGCCTCGCTCCCCACGAGTTTCGGCGAGCGGGTCGTCATTCGGCTGCTCGACAAGACGTCGCGGTTACAGACGCTTGAGACGCTGGGCATGGGAGCAAATGCCTTCGCGCGCTTTCGCGAATTGATCGGCTTGGAGCACGGGCTGATTCTGGTGACCGGCCCGACCGGCAGCGGCAAGAGCACGACCCTTTACGCGGCGCTACAGGAAATCGACGCCAAAGAGCATAACGTCGTCACGCTGGAAGACCCGATCGAGTACCAGCTCGACGGCGTGAGCCAAACGCAGATCAGCGACAAAAAAGGGATGACGTTCGCCGCCGGGTTGCGCAGCGTGCTGCGGCAAGACCCCGACATCATCATGGTCGGCGAAATCCGCGACGAGGAGACGGCGGTCATGGCGATCCAATCGGCCCTGACCGGGCACCTCGTGTTCTCCACGCTGCACACGAACGACGCGGCCAGCGCCGTCACGCGCCTGCTGGATCTGGGCATTGAATCGTACCTGGTGGCCAGCTCGCTAATCGCGGTATTGGCGCAGCGGTTGGTGAGGCGGATTTGCCCGAACTGCGCGGCGGGGTTTGTGCCGTCCGACGATGAGCTGAAGCGGCTGGGTCTGACGCGCGGGGCGCTCCGCGACGGCACTCTCCAGCGCGGCGCGGG
Proteins encoded in this region:
- a CDS encoding ATPase, T2SS/T4P/T4SS family, which encodes MSAITDLTIRDTPANDWLAALRELAPDVAAAPSPDAAIAPLAWAAALGIDATCQCRAASRAFDIPFLEDLSAHPPSALFVERIPIDFARQHELIGVALPDDRLGLALGSLASWRQADVVSRYLDRTIEPMFAPADHIRAAINSGYQQREGQAQALIDALDQDDVLAEVAQLEGREDLLDVSGRAPVIKLVNLMLFEAVKGRASDVHVQPYENRLVVRMRIDGVLCDAFDVAKGLQEEVISRIKVLGKMNIAEKRLPQDGRSTVQVGDRMIDLRIASLPTSFGERVVIRLLDKTSRLQTLETLGMGANAFARFRELIGLEHGLILVTGPTGSGKSTTLYAALQEIDAKEHNVVTLEDPIEYQLDGVSQTQISDKKGMTFAAGLRSVLRQDPDIIMVGEIRDEETAVMAIQSALTGHLVFSTLHTNDAASAVTRLLDLGIESYLVASSLIAVLAQRLVRRICPNCAAGFVPSDDELKRLGLTRGALRDGTLQRGAGCAECRQTGFRGRVGIFELLVTDDAVRAQIQSQANASQIRDAAVARGMRLLRDDGVEKIIAGLTSIDEVVRITMRTNL